A part of Mycobacteriales bacterium genomic DNA contains:
- a CDS encoding restriction endonuclease produces the protein MDEVAVLVIVVFLALPWLRRQWERRTQSQERTEAAVQDSERTDAATERPGAPDQAAAGQQGDWWAAPEGREAERAAAEKRQADLARATAATAEMTGAQFERLVGRLLERDGCQDVRVGDDAGADVAAVTSDGRRVVVQCTRYAADEAVRDAEVQHFLASAPGAEVRLFVTSSYFAEPAQELAADRGVVLVDGRRVAAWMTDGTSASPLPRRAPRG, from the coding sequence GTGGACGAGGTGGCGGTGCTGGTGATCGTCGTCTTCCTCGCGTTGCCGTGGTTGCGGCGGCAGTGGGAGCGGCGGACGCAGAGCCAGGAGCGGACCGAGGCGGCGGTGCAGGACTCCGAACGGACCGACGCGGCGACGGAGCGGCCGGGCGCGCCGGATCAGGCAGCGGCCGGCCAGCAGGGCGACTGGTGGGCCGCGCCGGAGGGCCGGGAGGCGGAACGGGCGGCGGCGGAGAAGCGGCAGGCCGACCTGGCGCGGGCGACCGCGGCCACCGCGGAGATGACCGGGGCGCAGTTCGAGCGGCTGGTGGGGCGGTTGCTGGAGCGGGACGGGTGCCAGGACGTGCGGGTCGGCGACGACGCCGGTGCGGACGTGGCCGCGGTCACCTCGGACGGGCGGCGGGTCGTGGTGCAGTGCACGCGGTACGCGGCGGACGAGGCCGTGCGGGACGCCGAGGTCCAGCATTTCCTGGCGTCCGCGCCCGGGGCCGAGGTGCGACTGTTCGTGACCAGCAGCTATTTCGCGGAGCCCGCCCAGGAGCTCGCTGCGGACCGCGGCGTGGTGCTGGTGGACGGACGCCGGGTCGCGGCCTGGATGACCGACGGGACGTCGGCCTCGCCGCTGCCGCGGCGAGCCCCTAGAGGGTGA
- a CDS encoding GNAT family N-acetyltransferase, whose product MPAGPGGLMLHFREITPSNRAAVEALSVLPAQGGYVVGVAGSLREAASTPDAAPWYRALYDDDTPVGFVMLSDGITEENMRDPDFLGPYFLWRLLIDHRYQGRGYGAGALALAVAFLRSERPDARVLLTSCGTYDSASPYGFYLRQGFQDTGTRHQGEAVLALTL is encoded by the coding sequence GTGCCCGCGGGACCAGGCGGCCTGATGCTCCACTTCCGCGAGATCACCCCGTCGAACCGGGCCGCGGTCGAGGCGCTCTCCGTCCTGCCGGCCCAGGGCGGCTACGTCGTCGGCGTGGCCGGGTCGCTGCGGGAGGCGGCGTCCACGCCGGACGCAGCTCCCTGGTACCGCGCCCTCTACGACGACGACACCCCCGTCGGCTTCGTCATGCTCAGCGACGGGATCACCGAGGAGAACATGCGCGACCCCGACTTCCTCGGGCCGTACTTCCTCTGGCGCCTGCTGATCGACCACCGCTACCAGGGCCGCGGCTACGGCGCCGGCGCCCTCGCCCTCGCGGTCGCGTTCCTCCGCTCCGAGCGGCCGGACGCGCGCGTCCTGCTCACCTCCTGCGGAACGTACGACTCGGCGTCGCCGTACGGGTTCTACCTCCGGCAGGGGTTCCAGGACACCGGCACCCGCCACCAGGGCGAAGCCGTCCTCGCCCTCACCCTCTAG
- a CDS encoding DNA-formamidopyrimidine glycosylase family protein has translation MPELPEVESARTVIDRGALNRRIVEVDDSDSWVCRPHAPGEIRAVLLGRSFVAVHRRGKSMWCDLSGDGPVLGIHLGMSGKIVIAGADGTEVDGGDYWERGRKAGDYRFSRFRVEFADGGALLLVDPRRLGRVRLDPPVELLGPDAATITRGQFRTAFAAGTAPVKARLLDQHSIAGVGNLLADQALWQARIFPARPVRELTRLEVDRLYRAVRGAVGAAIGSGGVHTLSIIPYRRPGAMCPRDGVPMTHATVGGRTTWWCPRDQAA, from the coding sequence ATGCCTGAGCTGCCGGAAGTCGAGTCCGCGCGCACCGTCATCGATCGAGGCGCCCTAAATCGGCGCATCGTCGAGGTCGACGACTCGGACTCCTGGGTCTGCCGGCCGCACGCGCCGGGCGAGATCCGGGCCGTGCTGCTGGGCCGCTCGTTCGTCGCCGTACACCGGCGGGGCAAGAGCATGTGGTGCGACCTGTCCGGCGACGGGCCGGTGCTCGGCATCCACCTCGGCATGTCCGGCAAGATCGTCATCGCCGGGGCGGACGGGACCGAGGTCGACGGCGGCGACTACTGGGAGCGCGGGCGCAAGGCCGGTGACTACCGGTTCAGCCGGTTCCGGGTCGAGTTCGCCGACGGCGGCGCGCTGCTGCTGGTCGACCCGCGGCGGCTGGGCCGGGTCCGCCTCGACCCGCCAGTGGAGCTGCTCGGCCCGGACGCCGCGACGATCACCCGGGGCCAGTTCCGGACGGCGTTCGCGGCCGGGACCGCGCCGGTGAAGGCCCGGCTGCTGGACCAGCACTCGATCGCCGGCGTCGGCAACCTGCTGGCCGACCAGGCGCTCTGGCAGGCCAGGATCTTCCCGGCCCGGCCGGTGCGGGAGCTGACCCGCCTCGAGGTCGACCGGCTCTACCGGGCCGTCCGCGGCGCGGTCGGAGCGGCCATCGGCTCCGGCGGCGTGCACACGCTGTCGATCATCCCGTACCGGCGGCCCGGCGCGATGTGCCCCCGCGACGGCGTACCGATGACGCACGCGACGGTCGGCGGCCGGACCACGTGGTGGTGCCCGCGGGACCAGGCGGCCTGA
- a CDS encoding dienelactone hydrolase family protein, protein MNEPAYLATPVPTSDRPGPWPGVIVVHDAFGLSDDMREQADWLAAAGYVAAIPDLYGGQAAMRCIKGAFAQLSAQKGPMFDQLDAARTGLAGQADCTGTVGVIGFCMGGGFALLLAGRSGWSAASVNYGQVPENVASVLAGACPIVASYGGKDRGLKGAAATLRAAVPAGVDADIKEYPEARHGFLNRIAAASPLVPVMKIAGVGYNHDAAADAKRRILTFFDTHLRA, encoded by the coding sequence ATGAACGAACCGGCGTACCTGGCTACCCCTGTTCCGACGTCCGACCGGCCCGGGCCGTGGCCCGGCGTGATCGTCGTGCACGACGCGTTCGGGCTGTCGGACGACATGCGGGAGCAGGCCGACTGGCTGGCCGCCGCCGGGTACGTGGCCGCGATCCCCGACCTGTACGGCGGCCAGGCCGCGATGAGGTGCATCAAGGGCGCCTTCGCTCAGCTGTCCGCGCAGAAGGGGCCGATGTTCGACCAGCTCGACGCGGCCCGGACCGGGCTGGCCGGGCAGGCCGACTGCACCGGGACGGTCGGCGTGATCGGCTTCTGCATGGGCGGCGGGTTCGCGTTGCTGCTGGCCGGGCGGTCCGGGTGGTCGGCGGCGTCGGTCAACTACGGCCAGGTCCCGGAGAACGTCGCCTCGGTACTGGCCGGGGCCTGCCCGATCGTCGCCTCGTACGGGGGCAAGGACCGCGGCCTCAAGGGCGCGGCCGCCACGTTGCGGGCGGCGGTGCCGGCCGGGGTGGACGCAGACATCAAGGAGTACCCGGAGGCACGGCACGGCTTCCTCAACCGGATCGCGGCCGCCTCGCCGCTGGTGCCGGTCATGAAGATCGCCGGCGTCGGGTACAACCACGACGCGGCCGCGGACGCCAAGCGCCGGATCCTGACGTTCTTCGACACCCACCTGCGCGCCTGA
- a CDS encoding MerR family transcriptional regulator, protein MRVSIGDFARITHLSIRTLRRYHEGGLLEPAEVDPHSGYRYYTLDQVPTAQVISRFRALGLPVREVGEVLAAEPGDRNAVLAAHLDRLQDQLEETRTAVVTLRRLLAPDTKPAEVTLRSAPATTVAAIRATVTRDEVEDWYAGAMASLRAAVPDPTGPAGGLYDHELFTADRGTALVYLPASEPPAHGRVVPYELPAREVAVVTHAGPHDDIDVSYADLGCWVAGHALGVAGPVQEIYLVGPRDTPDGAAWRTEICWPVFRTA, encoded by the coding sequence GTGCGCGTGAGCATCGGCGACTTCGCCCGGATCACCCACCTCAGCATCCGGACGCTGCGCCGCTACCACGAGGGCGGGTTGCTGGAGCCGGCCGAGGTCGACCCGCACAGCGGCTACCGGTACTACACGCTCGACCAGGTGCCGACCGCGCAGGTGATCTCCCGGTTCCGCGCGCTCGGCCTGCCGGTGCGCGAGGTCGGCGAGGTGCTGGCGGCCGAGCCGGGCGATCGCAACGCGGTGCTGGCCGCGCACCTGGACCGGCTGCAGGACCAGCTCGAGGAGACGCGGACGGCCGTGGTCACGCTGCGGCGGCTGCTGGCTCCGGACACCAAGCCGGCCGAGGTGACGCTCCGGTCGGCGCCGGCCACCACGGTCGCGGCGATCCGGGCGACCGTCACCCGGGACGAGGTCGAGGACTGGTACGCGGGCGCCATGGCCTCGCTGCGCGCCGCGGTCCCCGATCCGACCGGCCCCGCCGGCGGCCTGTACGACCACGAGCTGTTCACCGCCGACCGCGGCACCGCGCTGGTCTACCTGCCCGCCTCCGAGCCGCCCGCCCACGGCCGGGTGGTCCCGTACGAGCTGCCGGCCCGGGAGGTCGCCGTGGTCACCCACGCCGGCCCGCACGACGACATCGACGTGTCGTACGCCGACCTCGGCTGCTGGGTCGCCGGGCACGCGCTCGGCGTGGCCGGGCCGGTACAGGAGATCTACCTGGTCGGGCCGCGCGACACCCCGGACGGCGCGGCCTGGCGTACCGAGATCTGCTGGCCGGTGTTCCGGACCGCCTGA